A stretch of Physeter macrocephalus isolate SW-GA chromosome 8, ASM283717v5, whole genome shotgun sequence DNA encodes these proteins:
- the S100Z gene encoding protein S100-Z, producing the protein MYYQIKVILATNTPTQLEIAMDTMIRIFHRYSCKEGDRFKINKGELKMLLQGDLAEFLSCQKNPELVDKIMQDLDANKDKEVDFNEFVVMVATLTVACNDYFVEQLKKKGKTSSKLI; encoded by the exons TTATCCTTGCTACCAACACGCCCACCCAGCTGGAGATTGCCATGGACACCATGATTAGAATCTTCCACCGCTACTCCTGCAAGGAGGGGGACAGGTTTAAGATCAACAAGGGGGAGCTGAAAATGCTCCTGCAGGGAGACCTCGCAGAATTCCTCTCG tgtCAAAAGAATCCCGAGTTGGTTGATAAGATAATGCAGGACCTGGATGCCAATAAGGACAAGGAAGTGGATTTTAATGAATTCGTGGTCATGGTGGCAACTCTGACGGTTGCTTGTAATGATTACTTTGTAGAACaattgaagaagaaaggaaagacaagTAGTAAGCTAATCTAA